In the Podospora pseudocomata strain CBS 415.72m chromosome 5, whole genome shotgun sequence genome, one interval contains:
- a CDS encoding hypothetical protein (EggNog:ENOG503P480; COG:O), whose product MARRQHITLLLVGVMFFLTMTYFVSSSGGGGRDPTKILSDETWRSSSSHNSNGAGGALSESILKGGSIAPKLENATAKAELGRASWKLFHTMMARFPEEPTADDSLALRTYIQLFARLYPCGDCASHFQKLLEKYPPQVSSRNNAAGWACFVHNEVNRRLRKELFDCNNIGDFYDCGCGDDGKGKKKEGDSGKERRRRYEIEVREEVSLEREEGLVRGG is encoded by the exons ATGGCGCGACGACAACACATAACGCTCCTGCTGGTGGGCGTCATGTTCTTTTTGACCATGACGTACTTTGTTtcgagcagcggcggcggcggacgGGACCCCACGAAGATATTATCCGACGAGAcgtggaggagcagcagcagccacaacagcaacggtgctggcggtgccCTTTCGGAGAGCATTCTAAAGGGTGGATCTATTGCGCCCAAGTTGGAGAATGCGACTGCGAA AGCGGAACTCGGCCGCGCGTCGTGGAAGTTGTTCCACACGATGATGGCGCGGTTTCCGGAGGAGCCGACGGCGGATGATAGTCTTGCGCTGAGGACTTATATACAGTTGTTTGCGAGGTTGTACCCCTGTGGGGACTGTGCTTCGCACTTTCAGAAGCTGCTGGAGAAATACCCGCCTCAGGTGAGCAGTCGGAATAATGCGGCGGGGTGGGCTTGTTTTGTGCATAATGAGGTTAAtaggaggttgaggaaggagttgTTTGATTGTAATAATATTGGGGATTTTTATGATTGTGGGtgtggggatgatgggaaggggaagaagaaggagggggatagTGGCAAagaaaggaggagaaggtacGAGATTGAGGTTAGGGAGGAGGTTAGTTtagagagggaggaggggttggttagGGGGGGTTGA
- a CDS encoding hypothetical protein (EggNog:ENOG503P6TE), producing MTFPRFLGTLPILLVVLPATSASPVLIPPRPYLHSVLNWNTTFQNSSLLLPSSHANATFTCGSRSDTPIYTLGDVDDGGPGVTMRDADYSNTHQNHYYFLYENARDETPWKYTLLHPGETVFISVCPTFSGRIVRGRLDENLDGTARHNLGTWIEVAWEAQDNTTASNSSTRSWGDVSLLEGCDGGAVMLATDGSGVVTGFSRNILREAPEGALARKANGSLVLGKTVGSEANEEAMRWELKVLDPLREAFIVEDVKPVIVTENGRWDLTFYAGIY from the exons ATGACATTCCCACGCTTTTTGGGTACTCTCCCCATTCTCCTAGTCGTACTTCCAGCTACTTCGGCAAGCCCTGTCCTCATCCCTCCACGGCCCTACCTGCACAGCGTCCTCAACTGGAACACCACATTCCAAAACTCTAGCCTTCTGCTACCCTCTAGCCACGCCAATGCCACCTTCACGTGTGGATCTCGTTCAGATACACCCATCTACACTT TGGGAGATGTGGATGACGGCGGCCCCGGCGTGACAATGCGCGACGCCGATTACAGCAACACGCACCAAAATCACTACTACTTTTTGTACGAAAATGCGCGTGATGAGACTCCGTGGAAGTATACATTG CTCCATCCTGGCGAGACAGTCTTCATTTCGGTCTGCCCTACCTTTTCAGGTCGCATCGTTCGCGGCAGGCTGGACGAGAACCTTGACGGGACGGCCAGGCACAATCTGGGAACTTGGATCGAGGTGGCTTGGGAAGCGCAAGACAATACCACGGCGTCGAACTCGTCAACGCGGTCTTGGGGAGACGTCTCGCTGCTTGAGGGGTGTGATGGGGGAGCGGTGATGCTTGCTACGGATGGGAGTGGGGTGGTGACTGGGTTCAGTCGAAACATTCTTAGGGAAGCGCCAGAGGGTGCGCTGGCGAGAAAGGCGAATGGGAGTCTTGTGCTGGGCAAGACTGTTGGGTCTGAGGCTAATGAAGAGGCGATGAGGTGGGAGCTCAAGGTGTTGGACCCGTTGAGGGAGGCTTTTATTGTTGAAGATGTTAAGCCGGTGATTGTGACGGAGAATGGGAGGTGGGATTTGACGTTTTATGCTGGGATTTATTGA
- the PDC1 gene encoding Pyruvate decarboxylase 1 (EggNog:ENOG503NUUP; COG:E; COG:H), whose protein sequence is MPEILIGEYLFLRLKQLGIETVFGVPGDFELALLDLIEPLGLSWVGAPNELIGAYAADGYARLNGLGALVTTFGPGELSALCGIGGSYCESVPVLHIVGYPTIPAQKSGKILHHTLGDGKFDHYQRISSELCCATTVLDDPTTAAAEIDSVVNAMIFHSKPGYIGISEDIAYAKVSSEYLGTKLARCLPPSAPESEAAVTTEIVSQLELAKSPILIVDGGAARASWAEHVDPLIQALKIPFLVTGLGKGVADEMSPYYQGCYAGEGSWPRSVTGLVQEADCILWLGNYPSDFNTGIFTEKLDQCTIIDLQRFFVNIGATKYDARINHVLPKLISALSSHYPLAQRTKQNPQVDQQLSLPASNKIEQDWLWSRLTSYLRPGDLVITETGTAQVGTTATRFPSGCHGWTQSVYGSIGYAAGAAAGAAIAAKETGKYKRLVLVTGEGSLQLTVQAFSMLTRYGIVSVVFALNNSGYTIERYFRGWDAKYNDIPMWDYAALFKAFAPDVEPRVKGYKVTTAEELDELLSDGEFCDSVVPQCVDMIMDPKDAPEAMRAVFEEKNAM, encoded by the exons ATGCCAGAAATCCTCATTGGAGAGTACCTCTTCCTCCGGCTCAAACAGCTCGGCATCGAGACTGTCTTTGGCGTTCCCGGTG ATTTTGAACTAGCCCTTCTCGATCTCATCGAACCTCTCGGCCTCTCCTGGGTCGGCGCACCGAACGAACTGATCGGAGCCTACGCTGCCGATGGTTATGCGCGCCTCAATGGACTTGGCGCTCTGGTGACCACATTTGGTCCTGGAGAACTGAGTGCTCTGTGTGGTATCGGAGGATCATACTGCGAGTCTGTTCCTGTCCTTCACATTGTTGGATATCCCACCATTCCAGCACAGAAGAGCGGAAAAATCCTTCATCATACCTTGGGGGATGGAAAGTTTGA CCATTACCAAAGGATCTCCTCCGAGTTGTGTTGCGCAACTACCGTCCTTGACGACCCGACTACTGCTGCGGCTGAGATCGACAGTGTTGTGAACGCAATGATTTTCCATTCTAAACCTGGATACATTGGCATCTCTGAAGATATTGCCTATGCAAAGGTATCCAGTGAGTATCTTGGTACAAAACTCGCTCGATGCTTGCCACCAAGTGCTCCAGAGTCTGAGGCTGCTGTCACCACCGAGATAGTCAGCCAGCTAGAGTTGGCAAAATCCCCAATCTTGATTGTGGATGGCGGAGCTGCAAGGGCGAGCTGGGCTGAACATGTCGATCCTCTAATCCAAGCCCTCAAAATACCATTTCTTGTGACTGGGTTGGGCAAgggtgttgctgatgagatgagCCCTTACTACCAGGGCTGTTATGCTGGTGAAGGGTCGTGGCCGAGGAGTGTTACTGGACTTGTGCAAGAGGCAGACTGCATCTTGTGGCTGGGGAACTACCCTTCTGATTTCAACAC GGGTATCTTCACCGAAAAGCTCGACCAATGCACCATCATCGATCTTCAACGATTCTTTGTCAATATTGGGGCGACCAAATACGACGCTAGAATCAATCATGTTCTGCCCAAGCTCATTTCAGCCCTATCTTCGCACTACCCGTTGGCCCAGCGCACGAAACAAAATCCCCAGGTCGATCAACAACTCTCTCTCCCAGCAAGTAACAAGATAGAGCAAGACTGGCTCTGGTCCCGCCTCACCTCCTACCTCCGGCCAGGTGATCTCGTCATCACCGAAACCGGCACCGCTCAGGtcggcaccaccgccacccgtTTCCCTTCTGGGTGTCACGGCTGGACACAATCCGTCTACGGCAGCATAGGCTACGCAGCTGGGGCTGCGGCCGGTGCCGCCATTGCTGCCAAGGAGACAGGCAAATACAAGCGACTGGTGCTGGTGACAGGGGAGGGGAGCCTGCAACTTACGGTGCAGGCTTTCTCTATGCTCACAAGATATGGGATTGTCTCGGTGGTGTTTGCGCTGAATAACTCCGG GTACACCATTGAGCGCTACTTTCGCGGGTGGGACGCAAAGTATAACGACATCCCCATGTGGGACTATGCCGCTCTGTTCAAGGCTTTTGCGCCGGATGTTGAGCCGCGGGTCAAGGGGTACAAAGTCACAACGGCGGAGGAATTAGATGAGCTACTGAGTGATGGGGAATTTTGTGACTCGGTGGTGCCGCAGTGTGTGGACATGATTATGGACCCGAAGGATGCACCGGAGGCGATGAGGGCGGTTTTCGAGGAGAAGAATGCCATGTGA
- a CDS encoding hypothetical protein (EggNog:ENOG503NXIV; COG:S) — translation MSAIMEFLRFIPLLILPTLAKMPPLITLEEHYVSATTPDAMKALFKEQTQFVPNVMEKLTNLSSLRLSDMDKGDVTIQVVSHAAGLGSYPVNYSRSANDQVYEAVKNAKGRLAGFATAPMSQPAEAAAEFRRAVTELGFVGALVDNHDGKGGYFDGEEYDAFWAVAEEFDVPVYLHPTWPSEDMAPRYQGNFDPIAANSLGSSGWGWHQDTGLHVLRLFASGLFDRRPKLKIIAGHMGEMIPFMLQRIDRLSGRWSTAQRNFTTVYRENIYVTTSGVWSLDPMRCILANTPIDHILYSIDYPFTSNEVGLAWFKELEASGLVDQEQLEAIAYKNAEKLLRIKVDDVKGNCTHGTA, via the coding sequence ATGTCTGCAATCATGGAGTTCCTACGATTTATTCCACTCCTCATCCTTCCCACCTTGGCCAAGATGCCTCCACTCATAACCCTCGAGGAGCACTACGTttctgccaccaccccggATGCTATGAAGGCTCTGTTCAAGGAGCAGACACAGTTTGTCCCCAATGTCATGGAAAAGTtgaccaacctctcctctctccgACTTTCCGACATGGACAAGGGAGATGTCACAATCCAAGTTGTTAGCCATGCCGCAGGGTTAGGGTCGTACCCCGTCAACTACAGCAGGTCAGCCAACGATCAGGTCTatgaggctgtcaagaatGCAAAAGGAAGATTGGCAGGTTTTGCGACTGCTCCCATGTCTCAGCCGGCGGAAGCGGCAGCAGAGTTCCGGAGGGCGGTCACGGAGCTCGGCTTTGTGGGTGCTTTGGTCGACAATCACGACGGCAAAGGGGGCTattttgatggggaggaataCGATGCTTTTTGGGCTGTTGCAGAGGAATTCGATGTTCCAGTCTACCTTCATCCCACTTGGCCGAGTGAAGACATGGCTCCACGATATCAAGGCAACTTCGATCCTATCGCTGCAAACTCGCTGGGAAGTTCTGGCTGGGGGTGGCACCAGGACACTGGGCTTCATGTCTTGAGACTGTTTGCCTCTGGACTGTTTGATCGCAGACCCAAGCTGAAGATCATCGCTGGACATATGGGTGAAATGATACCGTTTATGCTGCAGCGTATTGACAGGCTTAGTGGAAGATGGAGCACAGCTCAGAGAAACTTCACAACGGTATATCGGGAGAACATCTATGTCACGACGAGCGGTGTTTGGAGCTTGGATCCCATGAGGTGCATTTTGGCCAACACTCCCATTGACCACATCCTGTACAGTATTGACTATCCTTTTACAAGCAATGAGGTTGGGTTGGCATGgttcaaggagctggaggcaaGCGGGCTGGTCGACCAGGAGCAGCTGGAGGCCATTGCCTACAAAAACGCAGAGAAACTGCTCCGCATCAAAGTTGACGACGTCAAGGGTAATTGTACTCACGGAACGGCATGA
- a CDS encoding hypothetical protein (EggNog:ENOG503P8H9; COG:J), translating into MVCLGSKSRVRVTHVPPLNPKVHPRDPLPPNPCLRPTHLPNARTTSKPVGPSTLRFIDDSERDTRASVTNKRNRNNPSPRSIQAMASLSLLARSMRTLSLSSTTALRTVARPKTSTVATRFQTTRSLSSKSHGLFCSCCRPALSKIVSQTTQTAPTSNGAAASKAVGVAVQQTRGMKVHSSVKKRCEHCKVVRRKAGKRHRGYIYIICPANPRHKQRQG; encoded by the exons ATGGTTTGTCTCGGATCAAAatcaagggttagggtcacACATGTTCCACCTCTGAACCCGAAGGTGCACCCACGTGATCCACTCCCACCCAATCCCTGTCTCCGCCCTACCCACCTCCCAAACGCCCGGACCACATCCAAACCTGTCGGACCTTCAACTTTACGATTCATCGACGATTCGGAACGAGACACCCGAGCGTCGGTGACGAACAAACGCAACAggaacaacccctccccccgatCGATCCAAGCCATGGCgagcctctccctcctcgcgcGCTCCATgcgcaccctctccctctcctcaacgACCGCCCTCCGAACCGTTGCCCGTCCCAAGACCTCCACAGTCGCCACCAGATTCCAGACGACCCGGTCGCTCTCCTCCAAGTCGCACGGCCTGTTTTGCTCGTGCTGCCGGCCGGCCCTCTCCAAGATCGTTTCCCAGACTACACAGACGGCTCCAACATCGAATGGGGCTGCTGCCAGCaaggcggtgggggtggcGGTTCAGCAGACGAGGGGGATGAAGGTTCACAGTTCCGTCAAGAAGAGGTGTGAGCACTGCAAG GTTGTGAGGCGAAAGGCGGGGAAGAGACATCGGGGGTACATCTACATCATTTGCCCGGCGAATCCAAGACATAAGCAGCGCCAGGGTTAA
- a CDS encoding hypothetical protein (COG:S; EggNog:ENOG503P6SZ) produces MRHFLASAGSVFRTYATGSSSSRTRLGPTLSLEHFVQRSRALALYRHILRATRRIADPSTRADTRRFARQEFERNRGVTDLDHIRYLLSTGKTEWESMERYIDGL; encoded by the exons ATGCGCCACTTTCTTGCCTCGGCGGGGTCCGTTTTCCGCACATATGCGACAGGTAGCAGCTCTTCACGAACAAGGCTTGGGCCGACGTTGAGCTTGGAGCAT TTTGTCCAAAGGTCTCGGGCTTTGGCATTATACAGACATATCCTCCGCGCAACTCGACGCATTGCGGACCCGTCCACCCGAGCTGACACCCGCCGTTTTGCACGGCAAGAGTTTGAGAGAAACCGAGGGGTGACTGATCTT GACCACATCCGCTATCTCCTCTCCACGGGCAAGACAGAATGGGAGAGCATGGAAAGGTATATTGACGGTCTGTAA
- the NAT4 gene encoding N alpha-acetyl-transferase (EggNog:ENOG503P495; COG:S), which yields MMKSKRSRAATSPIEVANRKTDEEFIADYLLPDKAKESSWVTAWTHPRTGAKYTISLAQPANLKQEDLDACFDLLVETSKKDYENSAGRWHPDKKLNEMRSPELRYVLVKEEETGELRGFTSLMPTYEEGEPVVYCYEVHLKPDLQGTGLGSLLMSFLTAVAVNLPPITKVMLTCFLSNARGLAFYRKLGFERDDISPVPRILRGKVIEPDYLIMSKRIRPDSESY from the exons ATGATGAAGTCAAAGCGCTCGAGAGCAGCGACCAGCCCCATCGAGGTTGCCAATCGCAAGACTGATGAAGAGTTTATTGCTGACTATTTACTTCCTGA CAAGGCCAAGGAATCCTCCTGGGTGACAGCCTGGACTCACCCAAGGACGGGAGCCAAATACACAATCAGCTTGGCACAACCGGCAAACCTCAAACAAGAAGATCTCGATGCTTGTTTTGACCTTCTTGTCGAAACAAGCAAGAAGGACTATGAGAATTCGGCAGGGAGGTGGCATCCGGACAAAAAGCTCAACGAGATGAGATCTCCAGAGCTGAGGTATGTCCTTgtcaaggaggaagagactgGCGAACTTCGGGGTTTCACGTCTTTGATGCCGACTTACGAGGAGGGAGAACCGGTGGTGTATTGTTATGAGGTTCATCTGAAGCCAGATCTGCAGGG GACCGGGTTGGGATCTTTACTGATGAGCTTCCTTACGGCTGTTGCTGTTAATTTGCCGCCGATAACCAAGGTTATGCTCACTTGTTTCTTGTCCAACGCTCGTGGGTTGGCGTTTTATAGGAAGCTTGGGTTTGAGAGGGATGACATCTCCCCTGTGCCGAGGATTCTACGGGGGAAGGTGATCGAGCCGGATTATTTGATTATGAGCAAGAGGATAAGGCCGGATTCTGAGTCTTACTAA
- a CDS encoding hypothetical protein (EggNog:ENOG503P7H4; COG:S) has translation MPDLKSSSPSHTQSRVFHAIYINPAILPLRPSHDLCQIHHRINTMSTTPDQTHAAPQDEAKPLPTSTTTSEWETPLIQCFPCGLFWKAIACPCIFYGQTAQRLRDPNLPAEENNADCKDFAVNNVLLSIDIMKHRAEIRKKYSIPGSETKDCLVSCFCCSCAVMQQDGELRGRQEKEGIRVGYKRQAGMVLPGGGERRREGWGEVVQ, from the exons ATGCCAGATCtcaaatcatcctccccgAGCCACACCCAGTCGAGAGTTTTCCACGCAATATATATCAACCCTgccatcctccctcttcggcCCTCTCATGATCTCTGtcaaatccaccaccgcatTAACACCATGTCGACCACCCCAGACCAGACACACGCTGCCCCCCAAGACGAGgccaaacccctccctaCCTCGACGACCACCTCAGAATGGGAAACACCCCTCATCCAATGCTTCCCCTGTGGCCTCTTCTGGAAAGCAATCGCCTGCCCATGCATTT TCTACGGCCAAACAGCCCAGCGCCTCCGAGACCCTAACCTCCCTGCCGAAGAAAACAACGCCGATTGCAAGGACTTTGCTGTGAATAATGTCCTCCTGTCGAT TGACATCATGAAGCATCGCGCAGAAATCAGAAAGAAGTACAGCATCCCTGGCAGCGAGACAAAAGACTGTTTGGTGTCTTGCTTTTGCTGCTCGTGCGCTGTGATGCAGCAGGatggggagttgaggggacggcaggaaaaggaggggatTAGGGTTGGGTATAAGAGGCAGGCGGGGATGGTTCtgcctggtggtggggagcggcggcgggagggttggggtgaggtggtgcagtag